The window CATATCTGGACTTCGGTAAAAGTTACTTATGGGTTTGGTAGCTAAGACGCTGTTTGGATACATGATCTTCTGGTTATCATACCTCAAAAATATTGTAGTCAATATATTCATCTCTTCAACAACCATCTAAATAAAATCAGAGAGGGAAATAAGTTGCGACCTCAAACATCTAAACCATGTTCTGTAATACAAGTATAGATACTGCTTATCATCACATTACCTGAACACCGTCCACTTCACAACGATCACCGACATCAAAAGGATGCATCACAAATAAGAAGATGATTGCCTCAAATGTTGTTTTGCATGTATTTCCAAACACAAAGACAACCAAAAGAAGCTGGGAGCTGATAAAGACAAAGAAATGGGTTGTTGCAACTTTAAGTATAAGAAGCCAAATAACCACCACCATGATTCCTACAAAGATGTTCAACATCTGATGGAGTTTGTTTACTGCCGTTTTAGTATCGTTGAGTGACAATGCAAGAGCTCTTCGCTCCCTGAACGCATTAACCTGCAGAGATCCAAAACATGGAGACAAATCAATCCTATAATCAGTTTCATGTTACTAGCTATCTGGGTTGAGAAAGTAGATTTGTTCAACTTGGCCCAAGTCTCTGTTTAATCAAACAGCAGGTAACTATCAATCATGTAAAGATGTCAAGATATTACTTCTAGCAACGATAGTTCTAATGTTAAAATTGCCCCATATCAGATCTAAATTGTTATTATCTCACAAGTCACAATTCACCAACGCAACTAGACAATCTTCTAAACAAATACATTTGCAAAAATGTTGACACTAATATGTGACCATAAATATGGGTAATCATGAGATGTATATTTACCACCCAATTCTTTAGAGCTCTCCTGCTTATTCCTTTGCCTTCACTCGCTCCTTCAAATAGACGAATAGTTTTTGATGCTTCATCTTCTTGCATAAACCGCATCAAATCTTCCTCATGGATGTACCTGAAAACAAGCGAACAAACTTATGTTAAATTAGAATTCAGATGCATAAAGTAAATGTTAATTTAAATCTTAGTCAGATATCCAGGTGAAGATCAGTAAGTTTTTGCTTTAACTCGTGGAGCACATGACCCAGTAACTAAATTCAGTTTTTAGTCACACGAGTAGTGCACCATTCCAGGCACTATGTTTTTTCATCTGCTTGTAATAAAGCCTTAAGATTGATAGTCTATACAAACACATATGCCATGGTCATGGACAAAGAATTAAAAATTTACTTGGAGCCCGGTTTAGCCACATTGGAGAATATTTTCTTAGCTGCAACTTTTGCCTGATATTCATTTGTGATCTGCACTTCGGATTCATCCTCACCAGTCGAGGCCTGTAATTGCTCATCTAAAGTTGATAGTGTCCCTTTGCGAATAATATTCATCAATCTTTTCATGTTCCAAGCTGATATATTCTTCTGATTCAGTCTATGCAAGTGATCAATTGTAATAGCCTCATCATCCTTCTTATTGAAATTAGTCGAAATACCAGGACTCTTCCCAGCTACAGAGCTCTTCCGGGGTGTGTTTGCAGCAGTACCAATCACTTTCCCACTCTTTGGAAAAATAGTTGCCTTAAGCTCAGCAGGCATAGAAGCCCCAGCACTCTGAAACTTCTCTACCTCAACCATGACTCTCTCCTCCTCTTCCTTCTCTTGTTGGATCTCAACTAATGGCTGCCCTGACAACGTCTGAATCACATACTGATTAAACAAAGACTCCTGAATCCGATCAAAAAATGTGCTCACATGAAACGACGAAGCAAGAACCTTAACAAGAAGCGTCTTCACAAGCCACACCAAAGTACCCACTAACAAACACACCCAAATTCTAGTGACATAAGGCAAAACCTTCCTATCCGTCGCCTTCTCAACTCTCTTATCAAAAATTAACTGCCAAGCAATCAAAACCAGCGCCAACCAAATACAATTCTGAACCGCACTCCTCAACCCATACACAAAATACAAAACCCTTTTCCGCAACATGAAATTCCTCTCCACAAAAAACACAACCACCCTAATCCCCCACCCTGAAACCAACCTCCCACATATCAAAACCAACACCATCAAATACCATTTCCACAACTCAAGCCCAAACAAGTGctttttcttgaaaaaattaATCGTAAGACTACAAACTAAAGCAGcaataatcaaaatcaaactgaaaaactgaagcacacTCCACTTACTAAACTTCATCCTCTTGTACTCCTCAGGCAAATCATCTTCAAGAAACGGATCATCCTCATCCAACTCACTTCCTTTCCCAATTACACCAGACTTCACCACTCTCTGAGACCTCCCATCCATCTCCGGCGGATCCATCAGCCTCGACTTCGTCTTCATCCTCAGCAAACTCGATTTCCTTCGAAACGAAGAATTCGAACTACAAGTCACAACCTCATCAGAATTATTACCGTTACCATTACCATTACCACCGCCTAGCCCGGACCGCCGCCGAAGATTCTCATTGAATGGAGCCCTAGCTTGCTGATGAGTAGGGCTCTCAACGATTCTCGACAATGGCGAGGGCTGAGAAGCCGGAGACTCCGTGTGGAAGTCGAAGTCACTAGAAGTATCGTTCGTGAAATCGTAGCTACTGTCTCTCCACATCTTGTTCGCCGGCGACTGGCCGGAGACTTTCGAAGTCAGTTCAGCTTCCGGGCTACTCTGGCCGGAGATTTTCACAACAacttcattattattattattattaccacTACTAACACCTTGCTTCGCTGCCATGGTGCTTTCTTGCTGCTCCAACAAGATTTGACGCTCTTCTTCAGATTGAGGCCGCTGAGCGTGTGAATCACCGGGCGATTTAAAAGATTTTCTCAACATCTCCATCGAACACTTGTATTTATACGACTGTTTTTTTTAATGCGAAGGTGTTTACGGGAATAGTTTAACGAGTGAAAGAAGATGAATCAGCAGGATAAAACTTGTTTATCTTGGGGAGCGGGTGAAAAGAAGCTAGAAGGGGTGAGCTGGCATTGGGAATCGCGAATGGGGCAGCGCCATTAACGCCGATGGAGATGTGTTTTTAAATTTGGTAGAGGAGTGTTTAGTTCTCAGACAGAGATGGTAAAAAGTACGGGGCCGCGAGAATAATGTTTTTGTTTAGGTTAAGGTCGCTGACAGGTGTTCGCTTCCCTGTGTTTAAACTTGTTTAATTAATGGGACtggtttgtttttgtttgaCTTGTTTCAATTGCCTAtcaacttctttttctttttttaattatttgcggGGTACAATAATTTTGGTAACATGATCGCGATGGGTTAATGGTTATGGGTTATGGCCTATCTTCGTTcatattgaaatttatttaatatttttttatcatattttttgaaatttattgatcaaattttaatctCAAACATAAATTTATTCTTTGATGTTTTTTTGAGTTAAAAATTTGAACCTTATAATATACTGAATATTGTTTATgatcataatttttaaataataattattataatagaatataaattattttcattatagAGCCGTTCAATTCGatcaaaataataaactaaACTGAACGATGGAGtgttaaattttgttttgagaTACTTAGCTGGATTTGGGGATATCCATTTaaccatatactccctccgtcccacaatacatgtctcttttggaaaaaaaatttgtcccacaatacatgtctacttttagtttccaatgcaaatatattgcaaatatttcaaaattacccttcttgaaagttgtataacaattaatgtaggttgaataagagtctacattcatgcatttattaggggtagaggtgagaaaattttatctaatcaatgctttcttaatatgcgtaattttttcaaaagagacatgtattgtgggacggagggagtagatatATAGAGTTTGAATCTCCGGTTCAGATGAGTTCACATGCGTCTCTGGTAAGAGTAAAAAATGAATCATTTTGGTGATGGGCTAGAATTTTCCATTTTGGTATGTACGTGTCTACTGTTTGCTGGACCTTGTGCCTATaaaaaagtggaaaacaactaaGAGGCAGCCACGATGTTTGTACACAAGTTGGACCATATTCAATGCGATCGCATTccgttagagcaagtccaatgctagatgctatatatctattgctattgctataatatagcaccaaaaagtgttttttggtgctaaaataaaacttgcactccaatgccaagttctataactagtttcaaatttaaccaactcattaacttttacctaacttctatatagaaccaactcattaacttttacctaactcattAACTCATAACTAGTTTTCAATTTCtagttattgatgatgtggcaacatggatggatccatccttggtttcaaatatagaaccaaggatgcatctaggcatggatgcatccaaatatagcatccctttggagttgagtttttttacttttgatgctataatatagcaatagaaccaagtatatcattgcattggagttgctcttaaacGCCTGCTTATAGCACTGCGAATTTAGGAGCGGTGTAACATGTGTATTGCAGTCCGAAAACAAAGTGGGGACAccgaagaaaagaaagaaatacaTATAGTGCCTGAGAACCCGAAGCAACTtctgcttctgcttttcttaatccatttgtgtaaaaaaataaaaatatttttaagaagctgaTAATGCTAATTTCTCTCTCATCGCTTCTGCTTATTtacaaacactttattaacttatttgctTCTGACCTCTGCTCCACTTTTTTACTATAAGCAAAGAATCACTTTTTATAAACTTGGCCAAACGGCTCCCTATCTTActccaaaatcatttaaaacgTTCAGGGGAGGAACACTCTGAGTGCACAGTGCACACAGCGTCCATTATACGCACGAATCATGATCCTTGAATTCTCGTAACGATTCAGCCGTTTCTATCAGAGTATCCGCCCATGTCCTAAAAATGTCATGACTACTTACTGGACCATGCAAATACGTACACGTAAAATGAAATACGTTCCTTCATTATAACATCCGTATACACTATGCAAATAATGTTTGTTAGCGCAATTTGCTAGACAAACACTCAGCGTCAAGTCACGGTCGACGAGAGCAGAGATTTGGTGCCGGTGTGTCGTTTTCTTTTTGACATTTTATACGCCTCATTGTCCAGGATGTTTCGTTTCGCTCACTTTGCTTCATAGATGATATATATGTTACTTTTTACGGGTTCTTTTAGTGCTGATTCAAATATATACGTTCTAAtaattacatttttattaactacAAACTTATTAATAATTACAGTTTTGTATGCACtctttattaaacaaaatatataatttaatgaaaattattattgaacacGCCAAAGAGACCATTTTTATTATACATCAATTTTATTGCGTGTCattggttttaatattttataaacttaGATTATGTTACTTCcttctatttttattatatattagttaTTGCATGTTCATACATACTAGAGTTTTTCTTATTACTTCCGGAAATATGCGTTTTGAAAACCTATTAAATTAAGTTGAATTCAAAACTAACTCCCAATTAGTATTTATGAATAACTCATATACAAAatattcgaatttcaaaaatttataaaattttcaaaaccaaattatttcaattaagctcatatataattaatacttATTTTATACTAGATACTGATAAAACATGCATGCTACGGTCTTTAAAAGAGAAATCATGTAGAACATGCATGTCTTCACCTTTTCGAAGAAAAGAATAGTGGAGAAGCATCAAGGAACTTAAGGAACTTCCGAGTGAGGTCCTGTAAAATGATACACACATTATAGCTGCGTGTAAATGAATATCATAAAAGCTAATTGTACATTTCTTTAGATACATAAACACAGCAAGTAGTAATAATAACACGCCTATTTCTCACAATCTGATCTGTTTTCATTTTATCAAATTCTGACCCGTCCTCATTTTTCGGTATTTTGAGGTTTTGAACCCcagaaaaagaatattttaattattttcaagtTCTAAAATATTAACGGCGATCAAGTTATGCAAAAAATTGGGtttaatcttgattttatttttaacattttatctTTACTTGGCATGAATGTGTGTTCAgaattcaatttcaaatgattcTTTAAGCATGAGCTAGGAGTGAGGCTCCTTTGGTATTGTGGCAGACAAAATTATTTTTGCTTAAAagtaaatgaaaaattatatgataaatttaaaaattattttcgaaaaaattattgtttttagaaaaaacatgttctcagtatttttgaaaaaaaatgtttttcagCTTCCGAGGAATACTGCTGCTACAAATTTTACTATCAAATCTCgcccaaaatattattttataatattatattttcaaaataaaaatatcgaATAAATTAGCTGATTTTTGCTACAACATATATTTTCCGGCACTTTTCAACGACACTACTCTTAAACCGAAGTATTTTCACCTTGCTTCTCTGGGGGGGCGGTTGCACCAACGTTGGTTAGTGCTCTGTCCAACTTTAAGGTTCTAAAGATCAAACTTAAAGCAACTATAACAttttctgttcaacagatcacATTCACTTATCAGACATGAACGCGGCAACCATTTATACAATGTACCCCTTTACCTTACCAGTGCACAGACATCGGACGTTGCACTAGTTCTCTTCACTTTTCACTGAGCACCCTTGTCTGAGCTGAGAGTACTCTCCTACACGATTCCTTCTCTTGACGGGTTTCTCTTCTTCTCCTACCTATTTCAAGTACCATATGTGATCATATCAGTTGAATGCAGACACAGAGCTACATACTTGGAAGTTGGAATAAAGGTTTTGTTTACATTACCGTCTTTGCTATATGCTGCAAGATATCTATAATCTCTGAAAACTCTGGCCGCAAAAAAGGGTCTTGCTGCCAGCATTTCTCAAGCAATTCGACAATTAATGGATGAGTTTGCTGTGGTATAATAGGCCTCATACCCTACAACAAGTGCCAACACATTAATTAGATCGTCAAGTGGTCTTAAGTGTGACCTACAGTAAATGAATATAACCAAGGGGTTCAATTATCAATATGAGGTGTTTAGTCTGCCAAGTTATAGGCAGATGACCTTCTGCACTACTCCAACGGCTGCCTGAAGTGGCGTCAAATTCTCATAAGGAACCTAGATGATTAGCCAGATTAGATGATGATTAGCATCCGGAAGACTATAGTTTCGTATATATAAGAGACTGCAGGGCAGGAAAATACAAGATGCAATgcttttcaataaaatatacaacCTTTCCTGTCAGCAGCTCCCACAGCACGATCCCGAAACTGAAAATGTCAGCCTTATGATCATATGGCCTATGTTCAATAACCTACCCAGTATAACAACAGAAGAAGTCAGAGTCAAGATTACGATGAATAAATCAAGCTTATGATTTTTTATTGCATTTTGTACCAGGGCTGGTAGTGCTACATGAAGTCATGAAATGTAGATAGTTTGCTAGGAAGTAGTGTGTTGCAATTTGAAGTAAATTAAGTAACATGTTATTTCAATGAAGTGTTCTTATTGCAATTTAagaaagaaacaaaatcagTAATTTGACAGATATGAAAAGGACAAAAGATACGGACCTCGGGAGCCATCCAGCGGTATGTTCCAGTCTCTGCAGTCATCACTCCAGACTGAGTTTGCACTCTAGCAACACCAAAGTCAGCAACCTTAACAACCTGTAGGATGAAAACATCATACATcagatatatatcatatatgaccCATGAATCATTCTTAATAAACTATATCTCAGAACATGGAAAGACAAAGGATCGTGAATCTGCTAAGTACTGGCAAAATGAGTACAGTGCTGAAGTATACTTAGAATGCAAGCATCAGGAAGTTACATGCCAAATCTAATTCAGTTTAAGATTTTTTagtataattgatatgaaaatcttattttaagtaagaTGTAGAAAGTGCAGATTCATTTGGGCTGAAGATCAGAGAGAAACCCTATAGTACCAACCCTTCTACAATTAAATTTGGCCTCAGTTCTAATTACCACAAGAACTGGTTCTCAAATACTCAGGATATGCAAAGGAGAGgataacaataaattttaaatagagggACTACAAGTTATAAGTGGCATTTGAGGTATATATGTCGCAGCTTTTATCTATGAATGcaaataattatattctaaaaccTTGCGACAATTAATTCATCCAACTGGTTTTACGAATGTGATAGGCTTCTCTATACGCAACACTCCAAGTGGGAACTTTTGTACCCAACTATTTGAGTAGTGATCAAATCATTCTGGACATGTATGCAATaagttaacatatatataagatCCATGACTGGCAGTCTGGCACTAAAGGATAAAACTATATGCTCAGCATTATGGATGTTTAGTTTACAAGACTTGGCTGATGCAATGTGAAGAACACAGACAACAATAATATCATTAGAAAAGTTCAGGGAAAACACCAATTATGGAGAATAACATATGATAAACTTAAGATGGATAGACAATAGCTGAAACTTCTTACTTCATGTTCATCCATCAGAAGATTGGCAGCCTTAAGGTCCCGATGTACTATATTGTTTTGATGCAAATAGTTCATCCCTTTCGAAACATCTATCGCTACTTTGAGTATGGCTGGGAGCTTGAAGAATCCCTTTTGCTTATGCAGAAAGTCGTACACGCTTCCGCCAGACATAAATTCTAATTTGGTATACAGGAAGTAAAATGAATGAAGCAAAATCATCTAAATTACAAGTCAGAAGATATTGAAACAAAGTAAAGTGGTTTGACAACTACCAGTCACTATACAGAGACTTGGGGATCTTGTACAAGCACCAATAAATTGCACAACATTCTTGTGTCGGACCTTTCTGCAAATAACGGATTTATCATGGACAGACAGGGCAAAGGTACAGAGTAAATCAAGAGCACATGGTCCTACCACTCTGTCCAGAGGTATTAGATATTCTGGCATGTCagcaataatattttgtatcaaatttttttaattattttataggCATATCATCGTATGTAAATGTAAATTTGCTAGCAAGCAAGAGCACAATCAACATCAGCTAGTATCTCTTGGATGACCAAGAAGTCAGAAACTACGCTACCTCTATATGTTGTGATTATTCCACTTCAAGGGATATACTGAACGTCGTGATAAACAAAAACATTATAGCAAGGAGGAAGCAACAGATTTACCTAATACCAGCGACTGTCTAAATTGTGACCATTTGGGGGCCCCATCTTGACTATGCTGCttagatatattatatatatatataattccggCAGAAGCTGTGCACCTCTACTAATTACatgtacaaatatatacaaCCCTCCAACATTAGGCATATTAATATCACTGACATTAACTAAGGAGAGAAATCTCAGTTTTTTAATGAAGTCACTCTTATGGGCATGATGAATTCCGACAATGGTGTCTGCACATGTTTTGTTACAATTATTAATAGATGTAATTGCACTTCGATTCAAGAATGCATATCATGTGATTTATTTCTCGAAGACAAAAGTTGAATGAGGTGCAACCAGGAATGCAGGCACGTGATGCAACTAACCTCAAAATATAAACTTCCTGAGCAAACTCTTTCTGGACACCCGCACTTATATACTCAGCCTTGATGCATTTAATAGCCACGTCCTGACCATGTAATGTACCTTTATATCTGTACCAGTCAACAATTTACGATTATAATCTTATAGATGAAACAAATAAtgattataatcatatatatgaaGCAAATATTTAAGATCAGATACTTTAAAATCAAGAAAACAGTTCAAGGAAGCTTACAACTCCCCAAATGACCCAGCTGCAATTTTTTGTTCAAATCTTAATTGCTTTGAATCAATTTCCCACACGTCAATCCCATCTTTGGGTATGCTCACTTGGTCTGGCATAAGCATGTCATCAGAATTCCCCAACTCAGCAGAAGATGTATGGTTAGTGGACCATGATTTCATCTACAGTAAATACAGGATATCcagatataattaaatatgtgaATGTGTACGCGCAAGAGGTACAACGAACAAGGATCATCAGACAGAGGTACCTCAATCTTTGGAATCTCCTTTTCCAGTACACTTTTAAGATGATCACTTTCCTGAAAATTTTGGGGAACAGATGAGACAAACAGTTGAATAAATGTAGCAAGAATCATATAGTTTTTCATCATATTCATGAAGTTACATTCAGGAAAAATTCTATCTGACCAATTATAATACTATACAAGCCTAAGGCGGACTGAAAAGAGGATCAACATATTCGATATAGGTAGCTGCTACATAAGATATATACATAATTGAAGTTATGTAAGTCATCagatatatataacaaagtaaATAAAGGTAAGTAGCGGAAAAAACAGTTGagataattaaattttgttctCATCTGGATCTACATTATCACGTATACTATATTTTCCACAATAATTAGTAGGATTCAGAACTTTAAGTCTTCAacacaagaaaagaaaagaaagggcATATAGATATGTGAATCATAACATAGTATAGATGTATAACAATTCCATATAATATAATTGCTTGTTAACAAAGTTTAACAATTTTAATCCATTGTGCTTCGCTACTTTACAAAGTGTTCACTCAATCTTTCATATAAAGTTTGTGATGCTTTTCCAAGTTGCCAATATTTATGGATTATCAAGTTTGTGGTTTAAATAAGCAGACATATATGTTTGGCATATTGACACTATAAATGATTTAGAGTCTCCTAACACGTAAAGGTCTAATGGCTTGGAGATTGATTGATATCATGAAGaagaataaaagaaaggaaaccAATCCTGTGTTAACCTGTCAATATATTTCTTTACATATCAGATAAATCCTTGAGATACTTATTAAAACAATAACTCAGATCCCTGCTTAATCCTCTCATACAAAATCCTGTGCTAGATAATGGGGAGTATAATGATGATACAGCTAGTAACTAGTAAGTCCCCTAACTAAATTGGTGGTGTAACACATACTGCAACATTCACATATTCCGCATATACTTCATCCAAGAAAAAATTCAGTATGTACAGTATAAGGAACAGCTCAGTACCTCAAATGCCCAACCATCAACAACAAAAACATCCAAAGAGTAACCATCTGTTGTTGAAAAAGCGTGAGCTTCTTTAATATCCAGCCCGATCTCAGAGAGTAGGGAAGTCAGCTGGAAAATTAAGAATATCTAAAAACTAACTCATTGAGAAAGTACCTAGTAAATATACTGATCTATGACTCGATTAGAAGTTAGAACCTTTTGACATCCATGACTCGGGGGGGGGGGCTAATAACAGTCTGAATAAGAGTTATGCACCAGGTCCAGGAGTACGGGACAACCAGGACgtttataaaattagaaaatactTCCTATGTTAAATGTTATTTTCAGTTGGAAGTGAAGCACCTAAGATATTGTGACCATGATAAGAGCATTATAATTAATTTGTGAGCAGTTTCAGTAAAAGCGTAAAACCTTGAGACTATACCAATtaacagaaaagaaaaagaatatgaaaagaaaccaGAGAGACCTCAAAGTATTAATAATCTGCCAGCCCTATAGATGATATAGATCACAATAACCGGTAATCACCATCAATTAGACCTTATTCCAGATTTACTTCATAATACTTTTTACATTAAGGCGAAGAAAAATTCatgtatgtaaaaaaatttgctACCTGGCTAAGAAGCTTTGGCTTGTCAGTTGTTGAAATAGTTATTTCATGCCGAGGcctgaaaaatagaaaaaagttgaaatattGATGGTAAAACTTCAGATATATTTTGGTAGTCTAACTATAACAATATTCATAATTAACAAATTACCATGTACGAAACTATAGTAACAACAAATTcactgttattattattttttaatttctaaattagCAGAAGTGTTTTTCCACTTACTTTTACCAGTGCATACTGGTACATATGCGGTACTTATCGTTTTTTATAGCACCAGTGTGTACTTGCCTTTGCACCTCTAGTTATTTATTCTCTTCATAGACTCAAGATGTTTTTGCCTGGTAGGAAATTTTTGATAATAATGCTAAATGGGACAAGGGTTTAAGCTTGAGAATATTTACTGAAACATACTTGGACAGCATCGATTATCTAAAAATAGTACATTAATGAATGGCCAATAGTTCACGTGAAAAGTAACTGAAATAAGTTCAACTCGTCGCAAACCTTTCACGAGAATTTACCGAAATATCTTGAGGTTGGCACTCATAGTGCTGCTTCCGTCTGGAATCAGCGATATCCTGGCTTCAACTGCAAGTTCAAGACTTGGTGATGAACCAAATGCAGGAGGTGGATGAACACTGAAAATCACGAAGACAAACAAATACCGAAAATAAGTCACATGAACTCATCATGATGTCTCTGACTTTGCTAGTAAATGGTAGGAGTTCGGTCGTATGACATGCCTTTGCCTGACTGTGTAAGAGGAACTTTGAGGATCCCCCTTTTCCGTAAGGGTTGAGTGCAGGGATTCGACGGAATTTTCTTCAGACAACGGGGCCTTCAGAGGATAATATTAATCAGACATCATCCAATAGCAAGCATACAATCAACCAGAAAAAGTAGAAATTTGACAAAAAGAATGTATACCCGAAGTGTTTATTCATTTATACTAAAATGAGCATCCTACGGCTGTATTAACCGGTGCCGAACTGTACTAGTGTACTGAGACCTTTATAACCAGTATTTCTGGAAACTATCAAGGCTTGAAAAACTATCTATCCTCACCCTGTTAATTATAACGCCTTAGTTGAAGCAAAGCCACATGGGAGATGTTGGGAAAAGATAATCACAGCAAGATAGATGATTATTACTTGcaattaagaattttttttaccaaGATCAAAAAGATGTATATTCAAACTATATACAGTTAAGTTGATTATAAATCTTCATATGCTCCACTAAAAAACAGAAGCAGGAACTCTGATGATATACGTGCAAAAAAAAGTCATATTAGAGCATATACACATATCGTATGGTACTCATGTGGACAGCGAAATTTGTCTTGCACAATTAAATGCAAAAGTGTGAATAACCACTTCTACGCTGACTGGCATACATATCAGTGTCTTAATCGAACCAAAACAAACATCTTTATGCAACTCGGTCAGGGGAAAATAATTTTCGTACAGATCTAGAGCATGATTATGCTAATCTTACTATAACTCAGAGTCCCAGATCAGCCCACTTATGTAGGGTTTAAAGGAGGCAACTGCCAGACTAAAATCGTAAATCGTAAGCTAATAACACAATTCCACAGCCAAGTTATGGCTATTTGATTCTTTCACAAACTATAATTTCAACTCGAAAACAGTGGGCTCTAGGAgtttcatatatattaaatacattCATATTTATTACTAGTAGTCATTCATATTGAACTGATGACTCTGCTCTCCTGTAAATTTTAGGTGTCCGCCACATACAGCACTCTTATTAAGACAATGGAATAGACCTCAACACTTACCATTTTCACTGGAAATGCTTCCCCAACGAGTATCTGTATAGCTATGTTTATAAACAGGAAAATCAGGGAAAACTTAATAACTTAATCTCGACAAAGAAAACTATAATTCTTATAATATTCCATCTCTGATATATGAGGAAAAGAAGTAAGAGAATAAGCGTTTTATGGACAGAGTGGAGGATTATGCATAGCATAACCCGAGGAATTGAACAGAATATTCACCAATAgatattattttctttccaaTATGGACAAAACAACAAATTTACG of the Daucus carota subsp. sativus chromosome 4, DH1 v3.0, whole genome shotgun sequence genome contains:
- the LOC108219260 gene encoding mechanosensitive ion channel protein 6, coding for MEMLRKSFKSPGDSHAQRPQSEEERQILLEQQESTMAAKQGVSSGNNNNNNEVVVKISGQSSPEAELTSKVSGQSPANKMWRDSSYDFTNDTSSDFDFHTESPASQPSPLSRIVESPTHQQARAPFNENLRRRSGLGGGNGNGNGNNSDEVVTCSSNSSFRRKSSLLRMKTKSRLMDPPEMDGRSQRVVKSGVIGKGSELDEDDPFLEDDLPEEYKRMKFSKWSVLQFFSLILIIAALVCSLTINFFKKKHLFGLELWKWYLMVLVLICGRLVSGWGIRVVVFFVERNFMLRKRVLYFVYGLRSAVQNCIWLALVLIAWQLIFDKRVEKATDRKVLPYVTRIWVCLLVGTLVWLVKTLLVKVLASSFHVSTFFDRIQESLFNQYVIQTLSGQPLVEIQQEKEEEERVMVEVEKFQSAGASMPAELKATIFPKSGKVIGTAANTPRKSSVAGKSPGISTNFNKKDDEAITIDHLHRLNQKNISAWNMKRLMNIIRKGTLSTLDEQLQASTGEDESEVQITNEYQAKVAAKKIFSNVAKPGSKYIHEEDLMRFMQEDEASKTIRLFEGASEGKGISRRALKNWVVNAFRERRALALSLNDTKTAVNKLHQMLNIFVGIMVVVIWLLILKVATTHFFVFISSQLLLVVFVFGNTCKTTFEAIIFLFVMHPFDVGDRCEVDGVQMVVEEMNILTTIFLRYDNQKIMYPNSVLATKPISNFYRSPDMGDAIDFCIHISTPVEKVATMKERITRYIENRTDHWYPAPLIVLRDLDDMNRLKISIWLSHRMNFQDMGERWVRRALLVEEMIKVCRELDIEYRMLPVDVNVRNMPAVTSTRVPSNWLACGN
- the LOC108215533 gene encoding serine/threonine-protein kinase STY46-like, coding for MDDTESCSSRAVDSAPTQIRKRKQKFEVYHEVLRRLKESENEEASQPGFDDELWSHFNRLPTRYALDVNVERAEDVLVHKKLLHVAHDPATRIALAVRLVQAPLSEENSVESLHSTLTEKGDPQSSSYTVRQSVHPPPAFGSSPSLELAVEARISLIPDGSSTMSANLKIFRPRHEITISTTDKPKLLSQLTSLLSEIGLDIKEAHAFSTTDGYSLDVFVVDGWAFEESDHLKSVLEKEIPKIEMKSWSTNHTSSAELGNSDDMLMPDQVSIPKDGIDVWEIDSKQLRFEQKIAAGSFGELYKGTLHGQDVAIKCIKAEYISAGVQKEFAQEVYILRKVRHKNVVQFIGACTRSPSLCIVTEFMSGGSVYDFLHKQKGFFKLPAILKVAIDVSKGMNYLHQNNIVHRDLKAANLLMDEHEVVKVADFGVARVQTQSGVMTAETGTYRWMAPEVIEHRPYDHKADIFSFGIVLWELLTGKVPYENLTPLQAAVGVVQKGMRPIIPQQTHPLIVELLEKCWQQDPFLRPEFSEIIDILQHIAKTVGEEEKPVKRRNRVGEYSQLRQGCSVKSEEN